The Candidatus Desulfofervidus auxilii DNA segment ACAGACCGTTTGCCTACGTTGAATTTTAAAAAAGGTGAATGGGAACATTATAAAGGGCTCAATGGAGACACTATTTACAGAGAAAACAAGATAATTCAAAATCCTTGTTGCCCCTGTCCTATTGCCTGTGGAGGTATTATTTCTGAAGGAAAAGACCGGCCAGAATATGAGACCTTGGCTATGCTAGGGGCAAACTGTGGTTTAAAAAATTATCAGGCTGTGGTTGAAGCTAATGAACTATGTAATCTTTATGGTCTAGATACTATTTCTACAGGTAATGTGATTGCCTTTGCCATGGAATGTGCCGAAAAGGGAATAATAAAGGAAGAGATTAAATTTGGGGATGAGAAAACATTACTTTCATTAATTGAAGAAATTGCTTTGGGCAAAGGCATAGGTGCTCAATTAGGATTAGGAACTAAAAGACTATCTAAAATTTGGGGATATGACTGTTCTTCCTTTGCTATGAATGTTAAAGGGCTTGAACTTCCTGCCTGGAACTGTCGGGGGAAGTTGGGTCAGGGCTTGGCCTATATGACTGCTGATATTGGAGGCAGTCACCTCCGGGATGCCCTTACAGACCATAGCCCACCTAAAGAATCTGCCTTAAAAGTAGTTAAAGAACTGATAGAGACTCAAAACAAAAATGTTATTAGAGATAATTATATAATTTGTGCCTTCGCCTTATTTACAGTTACTCCTGAAATGTGTGCTGAGTATTTTAAGGCCGTAACTGGTCAGGAAATAAATGAAGAAAAAATCCAAGAAATTGGGAATAGGATATTTACCCTTATTAGAAGCTTTAACTGTAGAGAAGGGATAAGTCGCAAGGATGACCAGCTTCCACTTAGGGCCCTAAAAGAAGGTTTACCCTCAGGAGTAGCTCAAGGTTGTAAGGCATTTATTAGTGAAGAAGACAAAGAGCAATGCCTAGATGAGTATTACCAACTTCGGGGTTGGGATAAAAACGGAATCCCTAAAAGAGAAACTTTGAAAAGGCTGGGTATAGATTTTTAGCTCAATTCTGCATCTGAAGGTCTAATATAAAAAGGCACTAAGGTAATAGGATCTGCCTCTTCTTTTTTCTCCAGGGCTTCTAAGGCTAATGTCCCTATTACCTCTGGATGGATACGGTGCAAGGGTAAAGGAGGAAATATGGCCCTTTCTTTTAGCTTACTTAAAATAAGGGATTTATAAATATCTACGCCTGTGCCCGCAAAGATAGTCTTACGACGAATAGACTTTAAAAGTATTTCAGGAGAGATAGATTTATAATCAGAAATACGCCTTATTTTACCGTTACTATCTTGATAAAAAGCAGTAAAAACTTGCTTTTTCCGGGCATCAAGCATAGGGCAGATAAGATAAGGAGTATGAAGAAAATTATGGGCTAAGGCATCCAATCCATTTATTCCTATAAGTGGTTTTTTTAAAGAATAGGCTAAACCTTTAGCTGTAGCTACCCCAATCCGCAGACCCGTGAAACTACCAGGTCCTTTTATGACGGCAAATAAATCTATTTCTTTAACAGCCACTGCTGTAAATTCTAAAAGGCACTTTAAACTTCTTATAAGACGCTGATTATGGGTCAAGGGTAAATTTAAATCAAACTGTCCTTTAACTTCTCCTTTTTCTATTAAAGCTACACTTCCTAAAGCAGTTGAAGTATCAATGGTTAATATCCTCATGGCAAGGGACTTTTATGGATAAGCCTTAAAACATCATTATAGGTAACCATAATTATTAAGGCTATTAAAATAGCGAGGCCAATTTTTTGGGTAATCTCCAGAGTTTTGAGACTCAAAGGACGTCTTCTGACCGCTTCTATAGCAAATAGAAAAAGATGTCCACCATCTAATACTGGGATAGGAAAAAGATTGATAATACCTAAATTGATAGAAATGAGGGCAGCAAAAGAAAACAAGGCGGCCAGTCCTGCCTCAGCCTGATGGCTGGTTAACTGCACAATGCCTACCGGGCCAGCTAAAAGTTTTAGAGAAACCTTGCCCAAGATGAGATTTTTTAAGGTAATAATGGTTAATTTAGTGGTAATCCAAGTCTGTTTTGTGGCCTCAATACAGGCTGTCCAGGGAGAAAGTCGGGCAATTTTAACTTCACCTGCGGCCACAATGCCAATTACCGGTTTTTCCACTATATCTCCTAAAATGGTCTTTAGGCTTTTTACTTCAGGTTTTACTTCTATGGTGAACCTCTTTTTTTCTCTCTGGATAAGTAAAGTTAACACCTTCCCTTTGTGTTTTTGGATTTTTTGAGCTAAATCGTCCCAGGTCTTTATAAAGTCATTATCTACTGCTAAAATCAAGTCTCCCTTTTTTAAACCTGCCACGGCCGCTGGAGAGGCAGGTTGAACCTCTCCAATTTTAGGTAAAAGCCAAGGTTTACCTAATATAGCAAATAGAAAAATAAATATTACTAAAGCAAACAAAATATTAAAAATCGGACCTGCCAACACAATCAAACTCCGTTTCCAAAGGGGCTGATAAAGAAAAGCTATTTCCTTTTCTATTTCAGATACGCTTTCGCCTGGAGATTCACCCACCATTTTCACATAACCACCTAGAGGAATAGCGGAAAGAACATATTCTGTCTCTCCTATTTGTTTACTCAATAATTTTGGACCAAAGCCCAAAGAAAAAGTCTTTACCCCTACGCGGCAAAGGCGAGCCATTAAAAAATGACCCCATTCATGCACAAAAATCAATGCCCCTAAAATAACGACTGTCCAAAACAGTGGCAATTTCCCCTCCTTAGATTATCTGATATTTTGAGCTGCTTGAACAACCCAATCTGGAATATTTTAAATCAAACATTCAACTTATACTAAGCCGAACAAACCAATATTGTCAAGCTGATTGGAAATACATTGACTTTTTCCATTGTTTATTGATAATGGAGATATGAAAAAAATTGGGAATTGGCCGGTAGTAAGTTTAAAAGACAAGTTTCAGTTTTCCTGTCATAAAGGTCTTCCTTGTTTTACTCAGTGTTGTTTGCGCTTGGAAATCTCCCTTACTCCTTACGATATAGTGTGTTTAAAAAGGGTATTAAATATGTCTTCAGAGGATTTTTTAGAGAAATATACCCAGATAAAAATTTCTGAAAAAATTGGTCTTCCTATGGTGGCCTTAAAAAAAATAAAGGGCAAATGCCCTTTTTTGGAAAATGATGGTTGCCAAATCTATGTCCATCGTCCCAGTGTTTGCCGACTTTATCCCTTAGGGCACGCCTTTTCAGCCACTAGAAAAGAAGGGGTTTATTTTTTATTAAAAGAGCCCGAATGCCTCGGCTTTAAAGAAAAAAAGACCTGGACCGTTGCTCATTGGATTGAATCACAAGGGTTACAAGGATATCAAAAAATGAATAAAGATTTTTCGGAATTGATTTTTTTAAAGACCAAATTTCGTCCTCATGGTTTAACCACTCAAGAAACCAAAATGTTTTTTATGAGTTGTTATAATTTAGATGCCTTTAAAGAATTTGTATTAAAAAGCAGTTTCTTACAGAGATTTATACTTACTAAAAAGGAAATTAAAAAGATATCCAAAGACGATGAGGCTCTTCTTCAATTGGCTTTTAAATGGCTCAAATTTGCCTTATTTGGCCAACCTACCCTTAGATGTCAAAGATAACTTGGGCCTGGAAATGATTATTGATTTTTTGGACTTTAAAATCATGATAGGTAACGGCCTTTATACAGGCATTTAAAGGATGCCTCTGTGGGTCAAATGTCTCCCCTTTTATCTTGGCCAGGATTGTCTTTTGCCCTATTTTTTCTATGCTTACTTCCCGACCCACAAATCCTTTGGTATCAAAAAGAAACAATAATTCATCCAGCCAATTAAAAAATAAATCTTCTAAATCATCCCCTTCTACTTCCAAATTAACTTCTTTTTTAGGAACTATGGTGTTTGGGTCTGTAATAAGAGCAAAAAAAGCCTGAGCCGCATTTAAAAACAAGCTCTTTTTATCCTCACCATAAACCTTGATACCTATATCTGCTGTGTGCTTGATCAATTCATATGGTTTCATGTTAGCCGCGGACAAGTCTTTAAAAAATTTTTTGTTTCATTTGGTAATTTATCCAAATAATCCAGGGAGTGCCAAAACGCTTCTTCAGTATGGGGTTCTAAAGTAAGAACAGGGTATAGTTTATATTTTTTTAACAGAGAAAAAAGAGAGAGAAAATCAATATTCCCCCTTCCTAAACCCAGGTGTTCATCTTTATGACCATGATTATCATGTAAGTGGAGTTGTTTGATAAAAGGGAAAATTACTTCCCAGTCTTTAAGGGTAGTATGAGTAAAGGCATAGATATGGCCAATATCAAAACAAATGCCTACATAGTTAGAAGAAAGTCTTTTTAGGAACATTAAAAATATGTCTGGTTGGGTCTCAAATACATTTTCTAAATTGAGATATACTTTTTTTCTTTCAGCAATAAGAATAAGCTTTTCCAAAGTTTGAACTGCATTTTCTAACCATTCTTCAAGACGATTATCATAGACCCTAGGGTCATAAGATAAGTGCACCACTATAGAAAGGGGATGAAAAAAATCCACTAAATCCAATGTTTGTTCTAATCTTTCTTGAGTTGCCTTCCTTACCTTGGGTTCTATAGAACCCAGAGAGAGGTCAAAAAAAGGGGCATGAAAGGTGGTCTTTAAATTAAACTGTTCAATTTCCCTTGCTAAGGCCCTAAATTCTTCTTCAGGCCATTTGTCTAAAATTTCTGGGGGAAAATAAATTTCTGGGTTTAATAGCTGCTTGGCAAACAAAGGAAGGTATTTTTTTACCAATAAATCATAAGGAACATTGACAAAAAAATGGGTAAACATGGTTTAATCTACTATCCAGACCCCTCCTTCTTCTATCATATTAAGCACCTTGGTAGAAACACTGCCTAAGAAAAAGGCCTTTAAACGAGACAGTCCTCTCCTCCCCATGGCTATAGTGCCTATTGCTTCTTTTTTCTGATGCTCAATAATTTCTTGAGCCACATCTTTATCACTGGGCTTAATTACTAAATTAATTTTTTCTTTAGGAAGACCGGCTTCAATTAACATATTTTGGGCCTGAGACATAAAAGAAGCCATCTTTTTTTCCGCTATTTCTTGCCATTTTTGGGGAGGCTTTTCCAATATAACAAATGGCTTTAAGTCTAATACATGAAAAACCGTTATTTCTACATCTGTCCTCCCAGAAAGGATAAACCCCACGTGGTCTACTGCCCGCATGGCATTTTCGGAACCATCTATGGCCAAAAGTATTTTTTTAGAAAAAATAGGTTCTGCAATTATCCATATAGGCACCGTCTTTTGGGCATGAATAATTTTGTCGGTAACACTACCCATAATGATCTTTTCCCATTTAGTTTTCCCTCGCCTTCCCATAACCAAAGCATCAAACAGTCCCTGCTCCGCATAAAATAAAAGGTCTGGGGCTGGACCTGAACGTCCGGGTAAAGCAATATCTTCAAACTGTCCTTCTGTCCAACCACTATCTTTTAACATTTTTTTTACCTTCCCTAAAATCTCATCTGCCTGTTGTCTATATTTCTTCTCTAATTTTGAGCGATAAGAGCTTTGCCAGTCAATTAGCTCCTGCTCTTCGGATGTTTCATAAAGAATAGGAGGTAAAGGGGGAATTACATAGATTATGCTTACTTTCAAAACAGGGTCTTCTTTAAAAATAGCCCCTATATATTCCACGGCCTTAAGGGCATTAAGAGAACCATCCACCGCTACCAACAATCTTTTTTCTATCTTTTCTTTTTTCATTCTTAAAACCCCTAAAAAATTAAACCGATTTCAATCGCTCTGTGATTAAGTTGACTGCCTCATCTATTTCCTTTTCTGTAGTGGGATATCCTAAGCTAAACCGCACAGCTCCTTTAGCCACACTAGGAGCCACTCCCATGGCTAATAAAATATTTGAAATCCCTGCCTTTCCACTTTGACAGGCTGCCCCTGTAGAGGCACAAATTTCAGGCACTTTTTTCAATACTTCCCACCCGTTTAGTCCCTTAAAACCTACAAATACAGTATTTGGTAAACAATGTTTGGAGTGGCCAAAACGCACTACCTCTAATTTTTCACAAAGAGATTGCCAAAGCTTATCCCTTAATTTAGCCAGACGGAGGTTTTCTTTCTTTTCTAGTTTTTCCTTTAATAAATCACATGCTTTCCCCAAAGCTACAATAAAAGCGACGTTTTCTGTGCCTGCCCTATGGTTGTTTTCCTGACCCGAACCATGAATGAGAGGGGTAAAGGGTGTGCCTTTACGCATATAAAGGGCACCAATCCCCTTTGGGGCATAAAGTTTGTGACCAGCTATAGTTAATAAATCCACTCCTAATCTTTCCACATCTACCGGAATTTTCCCCAAACTTTGGGCAGCATCAGTATGAAAAAAGATTCCCTTTTCTCTGGCTATTTTTGCAATATCTTCTATAGGCTGAATAACTCCAGTTTCATTATTGGCATGGATAATAGAAATTAAAACAGTGCCTTTTTTTATCGCCTTTTCAACCTCCTCGGCTCTCACAATCCCTTCTGTATCTGGGGGGACAAAACTTATCTTAAAACCCAATTCTGTCATAAACATAGCAGGATTCACCACAGAAGGATGTTCTATTTGGGTAGTAATTACATGTCTGCCCTTCTCTCTTAAGGCCCACAAGACACCTTTAAATACTGTATTGTTACTCTCAGTGCCACCACTGGTAAAAATAATCTCTTCTGGGGAGGCATGAATAAAATGGGCTACTTGTTCTCGGGCCTTTTCAATGGCCTCCTTTGCCTCCTTGCCTAAAGAATAAATACAGCTTGGATTGCCAAATACTTCATTAAAATAGGGTAAAATGGCCTCTTTTACCTCTGGGAAAACAGGCGTAGTCGCATTGTAATCTAGATAAATCATTATTTTCTCCTTTTAGCTAATTGAAGAACTCAATTTGGAACATCCATACATCATACTATGTCAATCAATCAAGTTTTGTCAACCTGTGCTGCGGAATAAAAATACTTTATAAGATAAGTAAAACCCATAAATGTAGCAAAATAAAGAAAAAACTTTTTTCCTTTCACCAACTCTACTTTTATCACTGTCACCTAAAAGGTGAAACAACAAACACCAAAGGTTATAAGGAAGGAGTCCTTAAAGATTTTGAAACTTGGGAGAAAAAACGGCAGTCCAACTCCCCGGTTTTTGCCAAGCTTTTATCCCTGTCATTTTAAAGTTATCAACAATTTGGCTTTGCCCTTTCCTTTGCTTATATTGCCTCCCTTGCACCTAGGTTTAATAGTCTTTTTGTTAAAGCTTCCTAGAAACCTTTCATATTGATATAATCAAGTATCATTCTATCACCAATACCTTTGCTCCCAGAATTTTCCCTGTTTTTAACTCATATAAGGCCTGATTGGCCTCCTCCAATTTATACTCCTGGATGACTGGCTTTATAGGTATTTCAGATGCTAGACGCAAGAATTCCCTAATGTCTTTTCGGGTAACATTGGCCACAGATTTTATTTCCTTTTCCATCCATAGGTGTTTTTGGTAATCAATTTTGAGGAGGTATTCTTTATCTATATCTTCTTTCCGAATAGCATTAATTACCAGTCGTCCTCCCCTTTTTAAATTCTTTAAGGCCTCTACTACTGGTTTCCATACCGGAGTAGTATCAATTATCCAATCCAATTTTTCAGGTGAATAAGCCTCTATCTCCCCTGCCCAAACAGCACCCAAATCTAAGGCAAACTCTCTCTGCTTTTTATTTCGGGCAAACACATAAATTTCTACCTGGGGATACTTATACCTCACCATTTTAAGCACTAGATGCCCAGAAGCCCCAAATCCGGTAAGTCCTAATCTTTGTCCATCTTTTATCTCTGTCAATCGCAAAGACCGATAACCAATGCTGCCTGCACACAAAAGAGGGGCAGCTTCGGTATCAGAAAAAATATCTGGAATTTTATAAGCAAAATCCTCTGATATAGTCATATACTCAGCATATCCGCCATTTTTATCCCTACCGGTAGCCATAAATTTTTCACAAAGATTTTCTTCCCCTTTAAGACAATACTCACAACCCCCACAAGCAGAATATATCCACCCCACCCCTACCCTATCGCCAATTTTATATCTATGAGCATCAGGACCCAT contains these protein-coding regions:
- a CDS encoding zinc-dependent alcohol dehydrogenase family protein yields the protein MKAMVLSKVVSMDRNKNPLKLVDLPIPQPKGNEILIKICACGVCHTELDEIEGRTPPPKFPVILGHEIVGRVEKMGPDAHRYKIGDRVGVGWIYSACGGCEYCLKGEENLCEKFMATGRDKNGGYAEYMTISEDFAYKIPDIFSDTEAAPLLCAGSIGYRSLRLTEIKDGQRLGLTGFGASGHLVLKMVRYKYPQVEIYVFARNKKQREFALDLGAVWAGEIEAYSPEKLDWIIDTTPVWKPVVEALKNLKRGGRLVINAIRKEDIDKEYLLKIDYQKHLWMEKEIKSVANVTRKDIREFLRLASEIPIKPVIQEYKLEEANQALYELKTGKILGAKVLVIE
- a CDS encoding archease; amino-acid sequence: MKPYELIKHTADIGIKVYGEDKKSLFLNAAQAFFALITDPNTIVPKKEVNLEVEGDDLEDLFFNWLDELLFLFDTKGFVGREVSIEKIGQKTILAKIKGETFDPQRHPLNACIKAVTYHDFKVQKINNHFQAQVIFDI
- a CDS encoding universal stress protein, producing the protein MKKEKIEKRLLVAVDGSLNALKAVEYIGAIFKEDPVLKVSIIYVIPPLPPILYETSEEQELIDWQSSYRSKLEKKYRQQADEILGKVKKMLKDSGWTEGQFEDIALPGRSGPAPDLLFYAEQGLFDALVMGRRGKTKWEKIIMGSVTDKIIHAQKTVPIWIIAEPIFSKKILLAIDGSENAMRAVDHVGFILSGRTDVEITVFHVLDLKPFVILEKPPQKWQEIAEKKMASFMSQAQNMLIEAGLPKEKINLVIKPSDKDVAQEIIEHQKKEAIGTIAMGRRGLSRLKAFFLGSVSTKVLNMIEEGGVWIVD
- a CDS encoding sugar phosphate isomerase/epimerase family protein, which encodes MFTHFFVNVPYDLLVKKYLPLFAKQLLNPEIYFPPEILDKWPEEEFRALAREIEQFNLKTTFHAPFFDLSLGSIEPKVRKATQERLEQTLDLVDFFHPLSIVVHLSYDPRVYDNRLEEWLENAVQTLEKLILIAERKKVYLNLENVFETQPDIFLMFLKRLSSNYVGICFDIGHIYAFTHTTLKDWEVIFPFIKQLHLHDNHGHKDEHLGLGRGNIDFLSLFSLLKKYKLYPVLTLEPHTEEAFWHSLDYLDKLPNETKNFLKTCPRLT
- a CDS encoding YkgJ family cysteine cluster protein, with the translated sequence MKKIGNWPVVSLKDKFQFSCHKGLPCFTQCCLRLEISLTPYDIVCLKRVLNMSSEDFLEKYTQIKISEKIGLPMVALKKIKGKCPFLENDGCQIYVHRPSVCRLYPLGHAFSATRKEGVYFLLKEPECLGFKEKKTWTVAHWIESQGLQGYQKMNKDFSELIFLKTKFRPHGLTTQETKMFFMSCYNLDAFKEFVLKSSFLQRFILTKKEIKKISKDDEALLQLAFKWLKFALFGQPTLRCQR
- the tsaB gene encoding tRNA (adenosine(37)-N6)-threonylcarbamoyltransferase complex dimerization subunit type 1 TsaB, which translates into the protein MRILTIDTSTALGSVALIEKGEVKGQFDLNLPLTHNQRLIRSLKCLLEFTAVAVKEIDLFAVIKGPGSFTGLRIGVATAKGLAYSLKKPLIGINGLDALAHNFLHTPYLICPMLDARKKQVFTAFYQDSNGKIRRISDYKSISPEILLKSIRRKTIFAGTGVDIYKSLILSKLKERAIFPPLPLHRIHPEVIGTLALEALEKKEEADPITLVPFYIRPSDAELS
- a CDS encoding aldehyde ferredoxin oxidoreductase family protein → MKGYWKKLLKINLTHKKIETEKIPKEVITKYLGAKGIGAYYFMKDLPQGIDPFSPENRIILATGPFQGTDILSTGRFATITKSPLTGIFLDTYCGGMFGPSLKRCGFDLVIIEGRAEKPVYISITNEMAQIKDATNLWGKTTAEAEKYIKSQEGKETKVVSIGIAGENRVLFSCLISEKRRASGRGGAGAVFGSKNLKAIAVNGTMNISVHDPQKIKELNQKATQAVKQMHKNKVPFYFYGTSWAIEYAHKTDRLPTLNFKKGEWEHYKGLNGDTIYRENKIIQNPCCPCPIACGGIISEGKDRPEYETLAMLGANCGLKNYQAVVEANELCNLYGLDTISTGNVIAFAMECAEKGIIKEEIKFGDEKTLLSLIEEIALGKGIGAQLGLGTKRLSKIWGYDCSSFAMNVKGLELPAWNCRGKLGQGLAYMTADIGGSHLRDALTDHSPPKESALKVVKELIETQNKNVIRDNYIICAFALFTVTPEMCAEYFKAVTGQEINEEKIQEIGNRIFTLIRSFNCREGISRKDDQLPLRALKEGLPSGVAQGCKAFISEEDKEQCLDEYYQLRGWDKNGIPKRETLKRLGIDF
- the rseP gene encoding RIP metalloprotease RseP, with the translated sequence MPLFWTVVILGALIFVHEWGHFLMARLCRVGVKTFSLGFGPKLLSKQIGETEYVLSAIPLGGYVKMVGESPGESVSEIEKEIAFLYQPLWKRSLIVLAGPIFNILFALVIFIFLFAILGKPWLLPKIGEVQPASPAAVAGLKKGDLILAVDNDFIKTWDDLAQKIQKHKGKVLTLLIQREKKRFTIEVKPEVKSLKTILGDIVEKPVIGIVAAGEVKIARLSPWTACIEATKQTWITTKLTIITLKNLILGKVSLKLLAGPVGIVQLTSHQAEAGLAALFSFAALISINLGIINLFPIPVLDGGHLFLFAIEAVRRRPLSLKTLEITQKIGLAILIALIIMVTYNDVLRLIHKSPLP
- a CDS encoding cysteine desulfurase family protein, giving the protein MIYLDYNATTPVFPEVKEAILPYFNEVFGNPSCIYSLGKEAKEAIEKAREQVAHFIHASPEEIIFTSGGTESNNTVFKGVLWALREKGRHVITTQIEHPSVVNPAMFMTELGFKISFVPPDTEGIVRAEEVEKAIKKGTVLISIIHANNETGVIQPIEDIAKIAREKGIFFHTDAAQSLGKIPVDVERLGVDLLTIAGHKLYAPKGIGALYMRKGTPFTPLIHGSGQENNHRAGTENVAFIVALGKACDLLKEKLEKKENLRLAKLRDKLWQSLCEKLEVVRFGHSKHCLPNTVFVGFKGLNGWEVLKKVPEICASTGAACQSGKAGISNILLAMGVAPSVAKGAVRFSLGYPTTEKEIDEAVNLITERLKSV